Proteins encoded in a region of the Zea mays cultivar B73 chromosome 4, Zm-B73-REFERENCE-NAM-5.0, whole genome shotgun sequence genome:
- the LOC100383510 gene encoding 26S proteasome regulatory subunit S10B homolog B-like: MADGEDAAAARRRAAITDYRKKLLNCRELESRVGTVRESLKTAKKDFTKTEDDLKSLQSVGQIIGEVLRPLDNERFIVKASSGPRYVVGCRSKVDKEKLTSGTRVVLDMTTLTIMRTLPREVDPVVYNMLHEDPGNVSYSAVGGLSDQIRELRESIELPLMNPELFLRVGIKPPKGVLLYGPPGTGKTLLARAIASNIDANFLKIVSSAIIDKYIGESARLIREMFGYARDHQPCIIFMDEIDAIGGRRFSEGTSADREIQRTLMELLNQLDGFDELGKVKMIMATNRPDVLDPALLRPGRLDRKIEIPLPNEQSRMEVLKIHAAGIAKHGEIDYEAVVKLAEGFNGADLRNVCTEAGMAAIRAERDYVVHEDFMKAVRKLNDAKKLESSAHYSADFGKE, encoded by the exons ATGGCCGACGGGGaggacgccgccgccgcgcgccgccgGGCCGCCATCACAGACTACCGCAAGAAGCTGCTCAACTGCAGGGAGCTAGAGTCGCGCGTCGGCACCG TGAGAGAAAGCCTTAAAACTGCAAAGAAGGATTTTACCAAGACTGAGGACGACTTAAAGTCTCTGCAGAGTGTGGGGCAAATAATTGGAGAAGTACTCCGACCTCTTGATAATGAACGCT TTATCGTGAAGGCCAGCAGTGGTCCCCGATACGTGGTCGGTTGCCGAAGTAAAGTGGACAAGGAGAAGTTGACATCTGGTACTCGTGTTGTACTTGACATGACGACCTTGACAATAATGCGCACTCTTCCACGGGAG GTGGATCCTGTGGTATATAACATGCTTCATGAAGATCCAGGAAATGTCAGTTACTCTGCTGTAGGTGGTCTGTCTGATCAGATTAGAGAGCTCAGGGAGTCCATTGAGTTACCACTTATGAATCCTGAACTCTTTCTTCGGGTGGGAATTAAGCCTCCTAAG GGTGTTCTACTCTACGGTCCTCCAGGAACTGGGAAGACCCTATTGGCAAGGGCTATCGCAAGTAACATCGATGCCAACTTTTTGAAG ATTGTTTCAAGTGCTATTATCGACAAATACATTGGAGAAAGTGCTCGTTTGATTAGAGAAATGTTTGGCTATGCACGTGACCACCAA CCATGCATCATCTTCATGGATGAAATTGATGCTATTGGTGGTCGAAGATTTAGTGAGGGAACTAGTGCTGATCGTGAGATTCAGCGGACGTTGATGGAGCTCCTTAACCAATTAGATGGATTTGATGAGCTAGGAAAG GTAAAAATGATCATGGCCACAAATCGACCTGATGTTCTGGACCCGGCGCTCCTGCGTCCTGGACGTTTAGATAGGAAGATTGAAATTCCGCTACCCAACGAGCAATCAAGAATGGAAGTTCTAAAAATCCATGCAGCCGGTATCGCCAAGCATGGGGAGATTGATTATGAAGCAGTCGTGAAACTAGCTGAA GGTTTCAATGGGGCTGATCTTCGGAACGTGTGCACCGAAGCTGGCATGGCTGCAATTCGTGCAGAGAGAGATTACGTAGTCCACGAAGACTTCATGAAG GCTGTGAGGAAGCTAAATGATGCAAAAAAGCTGGAATCGAGTGCGCATTACAGTGCAGATTTTGGCAAAGagtaa